The proteins below come from a single Gimesia alba genomic window:
- the ptsP gene encoding phosphoenolpyruvate--protein phosphotransferase, with product MLVKRGIAVSPGVNFGPALILGTEDFRIPRQFVSVNVIETEIARLKSALDAVCEEIAENERLASDKLGEQYGAIFAAHLQMVSSPRLREEIETLIREKCYSPEHASSRVFRRYTKLVQHLGDNYLAERASDIIDLEKRLLKQLLGEKREELSNLTTPIIVLANNLTPSETAGLAKEFVLGFATEVGGRTSHTSILAGALEIPAVVGLGDFLSDISGGDMVIVDGNNGEIIIDPDEETLAKYKDTGERQRSMAARLAARRKIRSETKDGTRIHVMGNIEFPNEVEHCRERGADGIGLYRTEFLYLQSNTEPTEEVHYDAYCRVVQAAKNRPIVIRTLDLGADKIPRGYRHLAKEGMNPALGLRSVRLSLRDLPLFKTQLRAIFRAAVHGDVRIMFPLISTLLEWRQAKMIVGDVLEDLEERGVDFNPNIPIGMMVEVPAAALLAEEFAEEVDFFSIGTNDLIQYTLAVDRSDPAVSPLYNSSDPSILRLIKMVVEAAHKKNIPVTVCGQMSSDLKSIPLLAGLGIRQISATPLAIPEVKEVIRHLTIERAEEIAAHAMTIDVARDVESYLRGELYKICPDLFDEELPL from the coding sequence ATGCTTGTTAAACGTGGAATTGCAGTTTCTCCGGGAGTAAATTTCGGCCCCGCGCTCATTTTGGGGACGGAAGACTTTCGCATTCCACGTCAATTCGTCAGCGTCAATGTCATCGAAACAGAAATAGCGCGACTGAAATCCGCCTTGGACGCGGTCTGTGAAGAAATCGCTGAAAATGAACGACTCGCTTCAGATAAACTGGGAGAACAATACGGAGCGATTTTCGCAGCTCACCTGCAAATGGTCAGCTCACCGCGACTGCGCGAAGAGATCGAAACCCTGATTCGCGAAAAATGCTATTCTCCGGAACATGCTTCCAGCCGGGTTTTCCGCCGTTACACCAAACTAGTCCAGCATCTGGGCGATAATTATCTGGCAGAACGGGCCAGTGATATTATTGACCTCGAAAAACGGCTCCTGAAACAGCTTCTGGGTGAGAAACGAGAAGAACTTTCCAATCTAACCACGCCCATTATCGTTTTGGCAAACAATCTGACTCCCAGTGAAACAGCGGGTCTTGCCAAAGAATTTGTACTCGGTTTTGCCACTGAAGTTGGCGGCCGAACCAGTCATACGTCGATTCTTGCCGGAGCCCTGGAAATTCCTGCTGTCGTGGGTCTGGGTGACTTTCTCTCGGATATTTCCGGCGGTGATATGGTCATCGTGGATGGCAATAACGGCGAAATCATCATCGACCCCGACGAAGAAACGCTCGCCAAATACAAAGATACGGGAGAACGTCAGCGTTCGATGGCCGCCCGACTGGCGGCCCGCCGAAAAATCCGCTCTGAAACGAAGGACGGAACTCGGATCCACGTCATGGGGAATATTGAATTCCCCAATGAAGTCGAACACTGCCGGGAACGGGGCGCAGATGGAATTGGCCTGTATCGAACCGAATTCCTCTATCTCCAGTCCAATACCGAACCGACGGAAGAAGTCCACTACGATGCCTACTGCCGCGTCGTTCAAGCTGCTAAAAACCGGCCGATTGTTATTCGAACCCTCGATCTGGGTGCTGACAAAATCCCCCGAGGCTACAGACACCTGGCAAAAGAAGGCATGAATCCGGCATTAGGACTGCGGAGCGTCAGACTCAGTCTGCGCGACCTGCCTTTATTTAAAACTCAGCTGAGAGCGATCTTCCGTGCCGCCGTCCACGGCGACGTGCGGATCATGTTTCCCCTGATTTCCACCCTGTTGGAATGGCGTCAGGCCAAAATGATCGTGGGAGACGTCCTGGAAGACCTCGAAGAACGCGGAGTCGACTTCAATCCGAATATTCCGATTGGAATGATGGTCGAGGTCCCCGCGGCAGCCCTTCTGGCAGAAGAATTTGCAGAAGAAGTTGACTTTTTCTCCATTGGGACAAATGATTTAATTCAGTATACTCTAGCCGTGGATCGTTCTGATCCCGCAGTATCGCCTCTGTACAATTCTTCAGATCCTTCGATTTTAAGGCTGATTAAAATGGTTGTGGAGGCGGCCCATAAGAAAAATATACCGGTCACCGTCTGTGGCCAGATGAGCTCTGATCTCAAGTCGATTCCATTATTGGCAGGACTGGGAATCCGACAGATCAGTGCCACTCCACTGGCGATCCCGGAAGTAAAAGAAGTAATCAGACATCTGACAATAGAACGGGCAGAGGAAATCGCCGCACATGCGATGACCATCGATGTTGCCCGTGACGTAGAAAGTTATTTAAGAGGAGAATTGTATAAAATTTGTCCTGATCTGTTTGATGAAGAACTCCCCCTGTAA
- a CDS encoding HPr family phosphocarrier protein: MQESVCRQIVTVKMKEGLHLRPISEIVRIARTYNCEMTISNGDVSGSAKEAFDLLALEAKTDIELVLEASGEDASKLMEEIVQFFESGYKKFEETSDPSE; this comes from the coding sequence ATGCAAGAATCTGTATGTCGTCAGATCGTCACTGTCAAAATGAAAGAGGGGCTGCACCTTCGTCCGATCTCGGAAATCGTCAGAATCGCACGCACTTATAACTGTGAAATGACGATTTCGAATGGAGACGTTTCCGGCAGTGCCAAAGAAGCCTTTGATTTGCTGGCCTTGGAGGCGAAGACCGATATCGAACTGGTATTAGAAGCCAGTGGAGAAGATGCCAGCAAACTCATGGAAGAAATCGTTCAGTTTTTTGAATCAGGGTATAAAAAATTCGAAGAAACGTCTGATCCATCTGAATAA
- a CDS encoding PTS sugar transporter subunit IIA: MKLTDFVVSDAIIPELNVTTKEEAIRTMVASLKNAGSISAEDEEGIVSAILKREELGSTGIGNGVAVPHTKHSSVENLTAAVALSSEGVDFASLDGEDVYILFLLISPLDRPGDHLRGLENISRHLRNQKFCNFLRQSKNIEDIVELLNEADSNQLD; the protein is encoded by the coding sequence ATGAAGTTAACAGACTTCGTGGTTTCGGATGCGATCATTCCGGAATTGAATGTAACAACCAAAGAAGAAGCAATCCGCACGATGGTTGCCAGCCTGAAAAATGCAGGCAGCATCTCTGCTGAAGATGAGGAAGGTATCGTCTCGGCAATTCTCAAGCGAGAAGAGCTGGGTTCAACCGGTATCGGAAATGGTGTGGCCGTCCCTCACACCAAACATTCTTCCGTAGAAAATCTGACCGCCGCAGTCGCCCTCTCTTCGGAAGGTGTCGACTTCGCCAGTCTCGATGGTGAGGATGTTTATATTTTGTTTTTGCTAATTTCGCCTCTGGATCGTCCTGGAGATCACTTACGCGGGCTGGAAAATATTTCCCGCCATTTGCGGAATCAAAAATTCTGTAATTTTCTCCGTCAATCCAAAAACATAGAAGACATTGTTGAACTACTTAACGAAGCTGACAGCAATCAGCTGGATTAA